CGACGACGCCTACACGGCGACCGACTGGGTCGCCCGCCACGCTGCCGAACTCGGTGTCGATGCCAATCGGCTCGCGGTGGTCGGCGACAGCGCCGGAGGGTCGCTGGCCGCGGGCGTCGCGTTGGCCGCACGCGATCGTCGTGGGCCCGCCATCTGCGCCCAGGTCCTGCTGTATCCCGGCCTGGACCGCGACATGACCGCGCCCTCAATCACTTTGCTTGCGGACGCACCGATGCTCAGCCGCGACGACATCGAGTACCTGCATGCGCTCGTCGAGCCCGGCACCGGATGTTATTTGATTCCGGCGTCCGCGACCGACCTGGCGGGGCTGCCGCAAGCCGTTGTGGTGACGGCGAATTGCGATCCGATTCGGGATTGGGGCGAACGATACGCCGCGCGACTACGTGACGCCGGGGTGCAGACCACCCTGACCCGGTATCCCGGCGCCTACCACGGATTTCTCATGCGCCCCGAGGCAACGGCCCGCGGCCGCTTGGCTATCGCCGAGATCGGCGGGTTGCTGCGCGCCAAGTTCGCTCATCCCCTTGGATTTTAGCGTCCCGGTCACCGGACATCCTGCATTCGAATGGTGCCGGAACTGCGCAGAATCTCATGCACCGGCACCTGGAGAAGGAGACAGATGATGCTCACCGAGGAGCGGCGGAAGGAGCTTTCCGATGTGTTGCGGCCGGCCGCACCACCCCGCGAGGTCGACAACGTCTACACCGACGACCAGCATGACCGGTTGCTCGACGTAGTGCGCACCGAAGGCCCCTGGCGGTTGATCATCGCCCAGCACTTCGCGTCGGCCGACGAATTGATCGCCACCATGAGTGGGCTTTTCCCCGAGGGCTATACACCATCGCTGGACCTCTTTCTCACCCCGACCTTCCGTGGCTACCTGGCCAATTACGGTGCGGTGCTCTACCCGCAACTGCACGACTGCTTCTACAACGAGCGCTTCATTGAAATGGCGAAGAGCTATTGGGCCGCCGACTACGCCAAACCCGAGTTGATGTTGTTCAACATCAACGGGCCGTGCGCCAACCGCGATCCGGGGCACCTGGATTCACCCAGCTTCCGCGGGGTACGGCACGAGAACGCTCCGACCTGGTTGACCAGCGTCATGGGCAAGTCGGGCCTGTTTCGGGATTACTTGATCAAGATGGCACAGGTGATCACGTGGTTCTCGCTCGACGGTGGCAGCGGCTTCACGTACTGGCCCGAAGGCCCGCTGGGTGCCCCCAAGCGCGTCCTGCCTCCCGTTTACAACCGCGGCGTGGTGGTGCAGAACGAGATGATGGTGCACCGCGGGGAAGCGAACGGCCCATTGGAGCAACAGATTCCGCCCGGCCTGACGTTCGATACCGTATTCACCGGTGATCCCCATGACCGCGACCTGTGGCTGCTGAAGAACGCTGACGATGTGATCGCCCGCCACCGCACGGACGAACTACGCTTCCTGGTGCACTGGTCGGCTGAGGTGTTCACCGACTACGACGAACTGAAGAAGAATATGGAAGGCTCCCACGACCTGACCGTCGAGAAGGCCATCGACATCATGGTCGACGACATCAACTCCCGGGGCACCAAACTCGACATCCCCAGCCAGCCGCTGCACGACCCGGGGTTCATCGCCGCGCTGAATGGTGCTTACGACATCGGCGGACCGAGCGTCTATCCCGGGGAAGCGCCGATCAGCGCTTTCCAGCTCTGACCGATCAGGTGAGACGAGCTATCTGATGACGACGCTGCTCGGGTCCCGCGGCACGCCCAAGTGCCGATGGGAGGGCGGCCGACGTCCGCCCTCGTCGGTAATGCCGTAGCGCTCGGCTAGTTCGGCGCCGATGAACGTCCGGCCGCTGAGTTCGGGCAGCGCCGGGTCGTGGTACAGCGCGTCAATCAAAAGTCCGGTGAATTCGGGTGTTTCGGCATGCTCGGCAGTCTTGGCCAGCGCCTCAGGATTGCCGGCGAACGCGCCGCGAAGCTTCTCGGTGAGCAGGATGCCCATCCAGATCGAGGTGGTCGCGACGCCGGTGCCGCGGAAGTCCACGGCCATGTCGGCGGCCATCTTGTCGACCCCGGCCTTTTGAGCCCCATAAGCCGGGCCGTGCATGTAGCACGCCGCTCCGGGCGAGGACGTGAACGCGACCAGGCCCCGCCCGCCGGCCACCAGCAGTGGCGCCGCGTACCAAGACGCGACGTAGGACGAGCGCAACCCGACGTCCAGCACCTCCGCCAGCGCAAGCGGCTTCTCCCAGAACGGGTTTAGGCTGACCAGCTCATCGGAGACGACCGCGGCGTTGTTGACCAGCAGATCGAGCCGGCCCTCATCGGATCGCACCCGCGCGAACAGCCCCGCCACGGCGTCGTCGTCGGCGTGGTCGACCCGAACCGAGACGCCGCCCGGTGGCGCGTCGGTGATACTGCGACCGGTCGCGTACACCCGCCAGCCCTTGGCGGCCAGCGCGGCGGCGATGCCACGTCCGGCACCGCGACTGGCTCCCGTCACCACCGCAACCCGACCGCTCATGTGGTCAGACTAGTGACTGGGCAAACGTCGCCACGATCGCCTCACGCGCCGAGCGCCACGTCAACCCGAGATCTCGCAGCGTCTCCGAGTCATCCGTGGGTATCGCAGCGGTAATCAACTGCGCCGCTTCGTAACTGAACCCACTGCCCAGAGGCAGCACGGACGCGGCGAGATCGGAAACCCGGCCGAGCAACCGAAACGCGGCCGGGCTCAGCGGAATCCGGCGGATCCGCCGTCCGCAACCACGTTCGATCGCCGCGATCATGTCATCGAACGTCAGCAACTGCCCGCCACACAGATAACGCTTCGGACCCCGCCCCGGCCGCATCAACCGCTCGTGCACGTCGGCGACGTCGCGGACATCGATCATCATCATCCCGGCATCCGCAACCTTGGGCGCCACCGCGAACCGGACGATGGTCGCCCACCCCTGCTCGGTGATGCCCGGCGCGGTGTACATCGCCGGCCCGACGACGCTGGACGGATAGGTGACGACGACCGGGGCGCCGTCGCGCTGCAGCCGGCGCGCCACCCGGTCGGCGTAAGACTTGGTCCGCGCATAGGCCGATTTACCCTGTGCGGTAGGCGAATCCGGGCCGATGACCGGGCCCGGCGGCGGAAACAACGCGCTGTAGCTGGACAGCAGCACCACCGGGTCGAGTCCGAGCTTGACACCGCGCAGCATGATCCGTTCGCTGGCATAGGCGTTGATGTCCCACATCAACTGCTCGTGCCGGTCATCGGTGCCCACCACCCCGGCGCCGTGGATGACGGCGTCGCATCCGTCCAACAGCCCCTCGGGAATCTCCGGTGCACGCAGGTCGCCGCGCACCACCGAGACGTCTCCGACGGCCTGCAGCCGGTGCAACAGCAGGTCGTTGGACCAGCCTGGCTCGGCCAGCAGCTGCACGCTGTGGCCGGCGGCCAGCAACGCATGGACGATATGGGCACCGACGTATCCCGTGCCGCCTGTCACCGCGATTCGCATCGCCAGCAACCCTATCCGGTGTCGACGACGGCCAGGTCTCCGGCCGCAACGGCGGCCTCGATGGAATCGCGCAACGCCACACACGCCAGAAACAACCCCCAGCGATTCCCGGCGGCCCGGGTGGTGTCGCGCCGTTCCCAGCACAGCGCGGAGGCCTGGGCATTCCACTGCACGCTGGTCTGGTTCCAGCTGCTCTTGCGAACCGATACGTGGGCACCGCATCGGAGACAGTCGACCGGTGCCATCGGCATGTCCTGCAGGCGGTTGTCGGTGCGCGCCGGCCGGGTCATGACAGCGCGCCCGCTTTCGCCGCGATATTCGCTTCGATCTGCTTCATCCACGCTTCGTAGGGCTTGCTGGTGTCCAGTTCGAACTCGAAGCGGTCCACCATGTCCGGCTGCACGTCGGCGACGTCGACATAGAACTGCTCATACCAGCGCCGCAGCTGGTAGACCGGCCCGTCTTCTTCGACCAGCAGCGGATTGTCGATCCGCGCCTTGTGCCGCCAGATTTCGACGTCCTGCTCGAAGCCCAATTTGACGTAGTCACCGAGCCTGGTCGCGGCCCTGACGGCCTCTTGGTCAGGCAGATCCCGAGATTTCTTGACGATGATGCCGTATTGCAGCACAAAGGAATTGGCGTCGATCGGGTAGTGGCAGTTGATCAGGATCGTCTGCTGGTCGCCGGCCGCGTAGTGGTAGGTCAGGTCGTCGACCATGAACGACGGGCCGAAGTACGATGCCACCGAGGTGGTGCCGAGCATTTTTGCACCCTCGCTGCCCATGTCGGGCCGGCCTTCGCCGTTCATGTACTGCGTGGCGACGTGGCCCTCGAAGATGTTCTTGAAGTAGGTGGGCAGCGACCCGTGGATGTAGAAGAAATGCGCCATGTCCACGACGTTGTCGATGATCTCGCGGCAGTTGCTGCCCACCACGGTGGTGTACCAGTGCCAGTCGGTCCACTCGTCGCTGGTGGCGCCTTCGATGCGCGGGATGGTGATCTCCGGCGGCGGCGGGTTGCGTTCCGGGTCGTTCCAGACGAACAACATGCCGTCCTGCTGCAGCGTCGTCCACGCCGCGGTACGGGCCAGCCGCGGTGTGCGTTTGGCGTAGGGCACCTGTTTGCAGCGGCCGTCGCCACCCCAGCGCCAGTCATGGAACGGGCATGCGATCGCGTCGCCCTTGACCTCACCCTTGGACAGGTCCCCGCCCATGTGGCGGCAGTAACCGTCGAGCACATTGATCTGACCGTCCCCACTGCGGAAGACGACGAGTTTCTGCCCGAATGCGTTGACCGCGTGTGGTTTACCGTCGCCGAAATCCCGGATCAGGCCTAGGCAGTGCCATCCGCGGGCGAATCTGGCAGGCGCGGCCTGCGCCTCGATGAACCGTATTTGATCGGCGTCGGCGTCGGAATGCCTCATGGCGTCCATTCAACGCTTCTCCGTAGGCCGGTGCGATCACCTGTTCCACTGACCAGGAGAACTATTCCGCGAGGGTGCCGCATCGGCCTAGCGTTAGCAGACGTGAGCCAGCACAGCACGACCATCCCGTCCGGCCTGCCCGTCGCCGACACGAGCGTGGACCTGCTGGTGGTCGGCTCGGGCACCGGGATGGCGGCGGCGCTGGCTGCCCGTGAGCTCGGCTTGTCGGTGCTGATCGTGGAGAAGTCCTCGCACGTCGGCGGATCCACCGCCCGCTCCGGCGGCGCCCTGTGGTTGCCGGCCGGTCCGGTGCTGCGCGAGGCGGCCGCGAGCGACTCGCCGGCCAAGGCCAGCACCTACCTGGACGCGGTGGTCGCGGGATCGGCGCCGCCGCAGCGGTCAGCGGCATTTGTGCACCATCTGTCCGCGACGGTCGAGATGCTGCGCCGCACCACACCGTTGCGGTTCTTCTGGGCCCGCGAGTACTCCGATTACCACCCGGAGGAGCCCGGTGGCAGCGTCGAGGGCCGTACCTGCGAGTGCTATCCGTTCGACACCGCAAAGCTGGGCGAGTACCGCAACCGGTTGCGGCCCGGCGTGCTGGAAGTCGCGTTCGCCATCCCCACGACGGGTGCCGACTACCGGTGGATGAACCTGGTCGCCCGGGTGCCGCACAAGGGAGTTCCGACGTTCGCCAAACGCATCGTCCAGGGGGCCGGCGGGTTGCTGATCGGTCGCCGGTATGCGGCCGGTGGGCAGGCCCTGACCGCGGGCCTGTTCGCGGGTGTACTGCGGGCCGGCATCCCGGTATGGACCGACACCACGTTGCGGCACCTGGTGAGTGACGGCGACCGGGTGACCGGCGCGGTGGTCGACCACGCGGGCCGGGACGTGACCGTGACAGCGCGCCGCGGGGTGGTGCTGGCCACCGGCGGCTTCGACCACAGCATGGACATGCGGTGGAAATTCCAGTCGGAGTCGCTGGGCGCCAACCTGAGCCTGGGTGCCGCGTCGAATACCGGCGACGGGATCCGGGTGGGCCAGGAAGCGGGGGCCGACATCGCGCTGATGGATCAGGCGTGGTGGTTCCCGGCAATCGCCCCGCTGCCCGGCAAACCGCCCGCCGTAATGCTGGCCGAACGGTCGCTGCCGGGTTCCCTGATCGTCGACCAGCATGGTCGCCGGTTCGCCAACGAGGCTTCGGACTACATGACGTTCGGTCAGCGACTGCTGCAACTGGAGCGGACCGGCAACGCCGTCGAGGCGATGTGGATCATTTTCGACCAGCAGTACCGCAACAGTTACGTCTTTGGCGCAGAACTATTTCCGCGGATGCGGGTGCCGTCGGCCTGGTATGCGGCCGGGATCGCCGCCCGCGCCGACAATCTCCCGGATCTGGGGGCGCAGATCGGCGTTCCGGTGCCGGAGTTCGTGCAGACGATGACGCGGTTCAACCAGAATGCTTCTGCCGGAATCGATCCCGAGTTTCAGCGGGGATGCAGCGCCTATGACCGCTACTACGGCGACCCGACCGTCAGGCCCAATCCCAACCTGCGCCCGCTGGTCAACGGGCCCTTCTACGCGGTGAAGCTGGTGCTCAGCGACCTGGGCACCTGCGGCGGGCTACGGGCCGACGAGCGGGCCCGGGTGCTGCGCGAAGACGGCAGCGTCATCGCCGGCCTGTATGCCGTCGGGAACACCGCGGCCAACGCGTTCGGCACCAGCTATCCCGGCGCGGGCGCGACGATCGCGCAGGGCCTGGTGTACGGCTATATCGCGGCTCAGAACGCTGCGCGTTAATCCACTTCGCGCTTGGCTTGCACCTGCTTCTCGACTTCGCGCCAATAACCCGGGGTGGGGCGCGGCTTACCGAAGCCACCCTTTGCGGCTTTTTCGATGGTTGCGGCGGCCTCGTCGATGTCCTTCATCAACTCCAGTGCGAATTCGCGTTCGGCGGCGTAGTACTTGGCCGCCCAGCGCAGGGCCATC
This genomic stretch from Mycobacterium paragordonae harbors:
- a CDS encoding NAD-dependent epimerase/dehydratase family protein, yielding MRIAVTGGTGYVGAHIVHALLAAGHSVQLLAEPGWSNDLLLHRLQAVGDVSVVRGDLRAPEIPEGLLDGCDAVIHGAGVVGTDDRHEQLMWDINAYASERIMLRGVKLGLDPVVLLSSYSALFPPPGPVIGPDSPTAQGKSAYARTKSYADRVARRLQRDGAPVVVTYPSSVVGPAMYTAPGITEQGWATIVRFAVAPKVADAGMMMIDVRDVADVHERLMRPGRGPKRYLCGGQLLTFDDMIAAIERGCGRRIRRIPLSPAAFRLLGRVSDLAASVLPLGSGFSYEAAQLITAAIPTDDSETLRDLGLTWRSAREAIVATFAQSLV
- a CDS encoding alpha/beta hydrolase: MTLDPDAAARVASFGPVPPMRTRGLAAVRAAIESAQLPDDMPEMAAVTDVMIPRSVAARIYYPTTDSGQPVLVYLHGGGLVMGSNRSFEPLARALASASGAAVVAVDYRLAPEHPPPAQFDDAYTATDWVARHAAELGVDANRLAVVGDSAGGSLAAGVALAARDRRGPAICAQVLLYPGLDRDMTAPSITLLADAPMLSRDDIEYLHALVEPGTGCYLIPASATDLAGLPQAVVVTANCDPIRDWGERYAARLRDAGVQTTLTRYPGAYHGFLMRPEATARGRLAIAEIGGLLRAKFAHPLGF
- a CDS encoding ferredoxin; the encoded protein is MTRPARTDNRLQDMPMAPVDCLRCGAHVSVRKSSWNQTSVQWNAQASALCWERRDTTRAAGNRWGLFLACVALRDSIEAAVAAGDLAVVDTG
- a CDS encoding 3-ketosteroid-delta-1-dehydrogenase; translated protein: MSQHSTTIPSGLPVADTSVDLLVVGSGTGMAAALAARELGLSVLIVEKSSHVGGSTARSGGALWLPAGPVLREAAASDSPAKASTYLDAVVAGSAPPQRSAAFVHHLSATVEMLRRTTPLRFFWAREYSDYHPEEPGGSVEGRTCECYPFDTAKLGEYRNRLRPGVLEVAFAIPTTGADYRWMNLVARVPHKGVPTFAKRIVQGAGGLLIGRRYAAGGQALTAGLFAGVLRAGIPVWTDTTLRHLVSDGDRVTGAVVDHAGRDVTVTARRGVVLATGGFDHSMDMRWKFQSESLGANLSLGAASNTGDGIRVGQEAGADIALMDQAWWFPAIAPLPGKPPAVMLAERSLPGSLIVDQHGRRFANEASDYMTFGQRLLQLERTGNAVEAMWIIFDQQYRNSYVFGAELFPRMRVPSAWYAAGIAARADNLPDLGAQIGVPVPEFVQTMTRFNQNASAGIDPEFQRGCSAYDRYYGDPTVRPNPNLRPLVNGPFYAVKLVLSDLGTCGGLRADERARVLREDGSVIAGLYAVGNTAANAFGTSYPGAGATIAQGLVYGYIAAQNAAR
- a CDS encoding SDR family NAD(P)-dependent oxidoreductase, with the protein product MSGRVAVVTGASRGAGRGIAAALAAKGWRVYATGRSITDAPPGGVSVRVDHADDDAVAGLFARVRSDEGRLDLLVNNAAVVSDELVSLNPFWEKPLALAEVLDVGLRSSYVASWYAAPLLVAGGRGLVAFTSSPGAACYMHGPAYGAQKAGVDKMAADMAVDFRGTGVATTSIWMGILLTEKLRGAFAGNPEALAKTAEHAETPEFTGLLIDALYHDPALPELSGRTFIGAELAERYGITDEGGRRPPSHRHLGVPRDPSSVVIR
- a CDS encoding Rieske 2Fe-2S domain-containing protein, translated to MRHSDADADQIRFIEAQAAPARFARGWHCLGLIRDFGDGKPHAVNAFGQKLVVFRSGDGQINVLDGYCRHMGGDLSKGEVKGDAIACPFHDWRWGGDGRCKQVPYAKRTPRLARTAAWTTLQQDGMLFVWNDPERNPPPPEITIPRIEGATSDEWTDWHWYTTVVGSNCREIIDNVVDMAHFFYIHGSLPTYFKNIFEGHVATQYMNGEGRPDMGSEGAKMLGTTSVASYFGPSFMVDDLTYHYAAGDQQTILINCHYPIDANSFVLQYGIIVKKSRDLPDQEAVRAATRLGDYVKLGFEQDVEIWRHKARIDNPLLVEEDGPVYQLRRWYEQFYVDVADVQPDMVDRFEFELDTSKPYEAWMKQIEANIAAKAGALS